One genomic region from Mus musculus strain NOD/MrkTac chromosome 4 genomic contig, GRCm38.p6 alternate locus group NOD/MrkTac MMCHR4_NOD_IDD9_2 encodes:
- the Tmem201 gene encoding transmembrane protein 201 isoform b (isoform b is encoded by transcript variant 2; The RefSeq protein has 1 substitution compared to this genomic sequence), with translation MEGVSALLASCPTAGLAGGLGVTACAAAGVVLYRIARRVKPTHTMVNCWFCNHDTLVPYGNRNCWDCPHCEQYNGFQENGDYNKPIPAQYMEHLNHVVSSVPSPRDPAQPQQWVSSQVLLCRRCSHHQTTKIKQLAAFTPREEGRYDEEIEVYRHHLEQMYKLCRPCQAAVEYYIKHQNRQLRALLLSHQFRRREADQAHGQSFSSSAVKAPFQVILLRALAFLACAFLLFTTLYGPSEPFTPGAALPPALPPGGNSSAASDNTTSQAEGWQQLLGLLPEHATEKLHEAWAFGQSHQTSIVAVGLLTCLLAMLLAGRIRLRRIDAFSTCLWALLLGLHLAEHYLQAASPGWLDTLKFSTTSLCCLVGFTAAVATRKSTGPRRFRPRRSEKQQ, from the exons ATGGAGGGAGTGAGCGCGCTGCTGGCTAGCTGCCCCACCGCCGGCCTGGCGGGCGGCCTCGGGGTCACGGCGTGCGCTGCCGCCGGCGTGGTGCTCTACCGGATTGCGCGGAG GGTGAAGCCAACACACACAATGGTCAACTGCTGGTTCTGCAACCACGATACACTGGTGCCCTATGGGAATCGCAACTGTTGGGACTGTCCCCACTGTGAGCAGTACAATGGCTTTCAAGAG aatGGAGACTACAACAAGCCAATCCCAGCACAGTACATGGAACACCTGAACCACGTGGTGAGCAGCGTGCCCAGTCCCCGGGACCCTGCACAGCCACAGCAGTGGGTGAGCAGCCAGGTCCTGCTGTGCCGAAGGTGCAGCCACCACCAGACCACCAAGATCAAGCAGCTGGCTGCTTTCACACCACGGGAGGAG GGCCGCTACGATGAGGAGATTGAGGTGTACCGCCACCACTTGGAGCAGATGTACAAGCTGTGCCGCCCGTGCCAGGCGGCCGTCGAGTACTACATCAAACACCAGAACCGCCAGCTGCGTGCCCTGCTTCTCAGCCACCAGTTCCGGCGTCGGGAGGCTGACCAGGCCCATGGGCAG AGTTTCAGTTCCTCGGCAGTGAAGGCCCCATTCCAGGTCATCCTGCTCCGTgccctggccttcctggcctgTGCCTTCTTGTTGTTCACTACACTGTATGGGCCCAGCGAACCCTTCACCCCGGGGGCTGCCTTGCCCCCAGCCCTACCTCCTGGGGGCAACAGTTCTGCGGCCTCGGACAACACCACTTTTCAGGCGGAGGGCTGGCAGCAGCTGCTGGGTCTATTGCCTGAGCATGCCACAGAGAAGCTACATGAGGCCTGGGCCTTTGGGCAGAGCCACCAGACCAGCATTGTGGCAGTGGGCCTGCTCACCTGCCTGCTGGCCATGCTGCTGGCTGGCCGTATCAG GCTCCGGCGGATCGATGCcttctccacctgcctctgggccCTGCTGCTGGGGCTGCACCTGGCAGAGCATTATCTACAGGCTGCCTCACCCGGCTGGCTAGACACACTCAAGTTCAGTACCACGTCCCTGTGCTGCCTGGTGGGCTTCACCGCAGCTGTGGCTACGAGGAAATCGACAGGCCCACGGAGGTTCCGGCCCCGAAGGTCAGAGAAGCAGCAGTGA
- the Tmem201 gene encoding transmembrane protein 201 isoform d (isoform d is encoded by transcript variant 4; The RefSeq protein has 1 substitution compared to this genomic sequence): MVNCWFCNHDTLVPYGNRNCWDCPHCEQYNGFQENGDYNKPIPAQYMEHLNHVVSSVPSPRDPAQPQQWVSSQVLLCRRCSHHQTTKIKQLAAFTPREEGRYDEEIEVYRHHLEQMYKLCRPCQAAVEYYIKHQNRQLRALLLSHQFRRREADQAHGQSFSSSAVKAPFQVILLRALAFLACAFLLFTTLYGPSEPFTPGAALPPALPPGGNSSAASDNTTSQAEGWQQLLGLLPEHATEKLHEAWAFGQSHQTSIVAVGLLTCLLAMLLAGRIRLRRIDAFSTCLWALLLGLHLAEHYLQAASPGWLDTLKFSTTSLCCLVGFTAAVATRKSTGPRRFRPRRSEKQQ, from the exons ATGGTCAACTGCTGGTTCTGCAACCACGATACACTGGTGCCCTATGGGAATCGCAACTGTTGGGACTGTCCCCACTGTGAGCAGTACAATGGCTTTCAAGAG aatGGAGACTACAACAAGCCAATCCCAGCACAGTACATGGAACACCTGAACCACGTGGTGAGCAGCGTGCCCAGTCCCCGGGACCCTGCACAGCCACAGCAGTGGGTGAGCAGCCAGGTCCTGCTGTGCCGAAGGTGCAGCCACCACCAGACCACCAAGATCAAGCAGCTGGCTGCTTTCACACCACGGGAGGAG GGCCGCTACGATGAGGAGATTGAGGTGTACCGCCACCACTTGGAGCAGATGTACAAGCTGTGCCGCCCGTGCCAGGCGGCCGTCGAGTACTACATCAAACACCAGAACCGCCAGCTGCGTGCCCTGCTTCTCAGCCACCAGTTCCGGCGTCGGGAGGCTGACCAGGCCCATGGGCAG AGTTTCAGTTCCTCGGCAGTGAAGGCCCCATTCCAGGTCATCCTGCTCCGTgccctggccttcctggcctgTGCCTTCTTGTTGTTCACTACACTGTATGGGCCCAGCGAACCCTTCACCCCGGGGGCTGCCTTGCCCCCAGCCCTACCTCCTGGGGGCAACAGTTCTGCGGCCTCGGACAACACCACTTTTCAGGCGGAGGGCTGGCAGCAGCTGCTGGGTCTATTGCCTGAGCATGCCACAGAGAAGCTACATGAGGCCTGGGCCTTTGGGCAGAGCCACCAGACCAGCATTGTGGCAGTGGGCCTGCTCACCTGCCTGCTGGCCATGCTGCTGGCTGGCCGTATCAG GCTCCGGCGGATCGATGCcttctccacctgcctctgggccCTGCTGCTGGGGCTGCACCTGGCAGAGCATTATCTACAGGCTGCCTCACCCGGCTGGCTAGACACACTCAAGTTCAGTACCACGTCCCTGTGCTGCCTGGTGGGCTTCACCGCAGCTGTGGCTACGAGGAAATCGACAGGCCCACGGAGGTTCCGGCCCCGAAGGTCAGAGAAGCAGCAGTGA